From Nguyenibacter vanlangensis, one genomic window encodes:
- a CDS encoding antitoxin Xre/MbcA/ParS toxin-binding domain-containing protein, whose translation MSETTFLSDAFDPSGLIAAERLSNMLHITRGELAVTLGLSRDAVSKSARLGRPATQARLRDMVEILNRVRPWAGSAQQAFAWYRAQPLPSFGDQTAEALVREGRADAVRRYLDRITTGGYA comes from the coding sequence ATGTCCGAGACCACATTCCTCTCCGACGCCTTCGATCCATCAGGGCTGATCGCGGCGGAACGGCTGAGCAATATGCTGCACATCACAAGGGGTGAACTGGCCGTAACACTGGGGCTGTCGCGCGATGCCGTCTCCAAAAGCGCCCGCCTCGGCCGTCCCGCCACCCAGGCGAGGCTGCGCGACATGGTCGAGATCCTCAATCGGGTCCGGCCATGGGCGGGTTCAGCCCAGCAGGCTTTTGCGTGGTACCGGGCACAGCCCCTGCCCTCGTTCGGGGATCAGACTGCCGAGGCGCTCGTCCGGGAGGGCCGCGCCGATGCCGTCCGGCGCTACCTGGACCGGATTACGACCGGCGGGTACGCGTGA